From the genome of Clavibacter nebraskensis NCPPB 2581:
CGGGCGGCGCGCGGCTGCTGCACCCGTCGTCGCGCGCCGGTGTCGCGGCCATGCGCGCCGCCTTCCGGGTCGCGTCGTCGCGCCCGGTGCGGTCGTTCGCGCAGCGGTACCTGCTCACGAGCGAGAAGCACGTGCCGGTGATCCCGCGGTACCCGGCGCTCGTGGCGTGACGCGCGTGCGGGAGGATCGAACCCATGACGGATGAGGGAGCGCGCGTGCTCGAGGCGCTGCGGGGCTATGCGGTGCGCTACCAGGAGTCCGCGCACGCCTTCGCGCGGTTCATGGGCCTGCCGACGTCGGACGGCACGGCGCTCGGCGAGATCCTCTGGGCGGAGATCGCCGGCGTGCGGATGACCGCCGCCCGGCTCCGCTCGCGCCTCGGCATGACCTCGGGCGCGACCACCGCGCTCGTCGACCGGCTGGCGGCGCGCGGCCTCGTGACCCGCAGCCGCGAGAGCGACGACCGGCGGATCGTGACCCTGCGGACCACCGACGAGGTGCGCACCCGCAGCGCCGACTTCCACGGCCCGGCCGCCCGCGAGCTCGAGCGGGCGATGGGCGAGTACGACGACGCGACGCTCGCGGTCGTGCGCGGGTTCCTCGAGCGGCTGACGGGCGTGCTGCCGACGGGGGAGGGCGGGGCGCTGGCCTCTCCCGACACCGCCGACTGACCGGTTGGACTAGCCGCGGAACGTCGATGCGGATGCATGCGACGCGGGCCGTGGCCTACCGTGTGGG
Proteins encoded in this window:
- a CDS encoding MarR family winged helix-turn-helix transcriptional regulator — translated: MTDEGARVLEALRGYAVRYQESAHAFARFMGLPTSDGTALGEILWAEIAGVRMTAARLRSRLGMTSGATTALVDRLAARGLVTRSRESDDRRIVTLRTTDEVRTRSADFHGPAARELERAMGEYDDATLAVVRGFLERLTGVLPTGEGGALASPDTAD